GATGTTGTAACAATATCAGAACTTGAAAACCTGATAAGTACACATACCTACTCAAAAGAAGACTTAAATGATACAGAAAAGATAACAAAAATACAAAAAAAGGCAGCAAAAGACTTACAATATCAGAAAACTGCAACAGATGAAGAAGTACAAAAACTTAAAAAAATAAAATACAGAAACCAACTAAGCAAGGCAATATATAAACTAGCAGATAAACTTATTGAAATAATATAGATGATAATATGACAGATAATACACCACAAATAAGATATCCTGAATATACAGAAAAATGGAATAAATATAAACTAGGAGAAATATCTGAAAAAGTTACTAGTAAAAATAATAATTTAATATATAATGAAACATTTACTAACTCTGCAGAATATGGTGTTGTTAGTCAAAAAGATTTTTTTAATAAAAATATTTCAAATACAAAAAATCTTGATGGATATTATATAATTCAAGATAAAGATTTTGTATATAATCCTAGAATATCAAAATTAGCACCAGTAGGACCAATACGATGTAATAAATTAGGAAGAACAGGAATAATTTCACCATTATATACAGTATTTCGAACCTATAATGTAGATATAGAATATTTAGAACAGTATTTTAAATCTTCAAAATGGCATAAATTCATGTATTCTAATGGAAATAGTGGAGTAAGATCTGATAGATTCTCAATAAAAGACAAAGTACTTTTTGAAATGACTATACCATTACCATCTTTACCTGAACAACAACAAATAGGACAATTATTCCAGAAACTAGACCAACTAATAACAGCACAACAAGAAAAAATACAACACCAGAAACAAACAAAACAAGCATTACTACAACAAATGTTCCCAACAGGAGATAGTAGTATGCCAAGTGTGAGATATCCTGGATATGATGATGAATGGAGTGAATGTAAACTAAATAATATATTAACTTTATTAAAGGATGGTACTCATGAAACACATAAAGATAGTAGTGAAGGTTGTCTACTTTTAAGTGCTAAGAATATAAAAAATGGAAAAATATTTTGGAATAAAACAGATAGAATTATTTCAATAGAAGATTATAATAAAATCCATAAAAACTTTAAACTACAACAAGGTGATGTTTTATTAACAATTGTAGGATCAATAGGAGAAACAGCAATACTAAAAAATCCTGAAAATATCACATTTCAAAGAAGTGTAGCATATTTAAGACCAGATAAATCAAAACTAACAGCAGAGTATTTAAATATAGTAATTCAGACAAGACAATTCCAGAATGAACTAGACAAAAGAAAAGCAATATCAGCACAACCAGGAATATATTTAAAAGATCTACGAAAAATAAGAGTAAAAATACCATCACTACCAGAACAACAACAAATAGGACAA
The nucleotide sequence above comes from Methanosphaera sp.. Encoded proteins:
- a CDS encoding restriction endonuclease subunit S — encoded protein: MTDNTPQIRYPEYTEKWNKYKLGEISEKVTSKNNNLIYNETFTNSAEYGVVSQKDFFNKNISNTKNLDGYYIIQDKDFVYNPRISKLAPVGPIRCNKLGRTGIISPLYTVFRTYNVDIEYLEQYFKSSKWHKFMYSNGNSGVRSDRFSIKDKVLFEMTIPLPSLPEQQQIGQLFQKLDQLITAQQEKIQHQKQTKQALLQQMFPTGDSSMPSVRYPGYDDEWSECKLNNILTLLKDGTHETHKDSSEGCLLLSAKNIKNGKIFWNKTDRIISIEDYNKIHKNFKLQQGDVLLTIVGSIGETAILKNPENITFQRSVAYLRPDKSKLTAEYLNIVIQTRQFQNELDKRKAISAQPGIYLKDLRKIRVKIPSLPEQQQIGQFFQKIDQQIQYNTTKLEHIKQMKKALLQRMFI